A genome region from Geobacter pickeringii includes the following:
- a CDS encoding sensor histidine kinase, with amino-acid sequence MKQLSLKTRMALVVTLFFLCFGCVAGFLALAYFEQKFKETIFTQQASLVASLASDLDKNLSFAQSSLAAFAPMLTPEALRDPDVAQKVLDEKTTLHLIFDILFIFAPDGRLIVESPYLSGRRGGDYSYREYFRKTVATGMPQISDPYRSTHVTGRPAVMLTHPLYDARGKLMAILAGNIDLAGNNFLTDVGRLSIGKSGYAYLCAENRTLIMHPDRSRIMEHVPVGQNLLLDRAFGGFEGSGETVTTKGRAVLSSVKHLRTVGWLLAISYPLHEAYAPLSRARAYVVSALTLGILLMLLLSWYAMQRLMSPLSRLTRHIETLSPGGEAREPLPVETGDKIGTLATAFNAMMATIHEKRESLQEALRQAEEERAKTDAIIAALGDGLSIQGRDFRILYQNQEHRRLFGGSYLGRYCYEVYRQRDHVCRECPVARCFADGQVHRMEYRNPPGAVAEYLEITVSPLRDAAGETFAVIELVRDVTARKRAEEQVQRLNAELEQRVRERTEELQHSLREMETFCYAVSHDLRTPLRGIHGFSSLLQQEYGDRLDEGGREYLQRIAGAAGRMGELIDDLLELSRVTRDELRREPVDLSTMATEIADELRLSQPERTVAFTIEPGLAAVGDPSLLRGVMANLIYNAWKFSSRTPHARIEVGSRVDGGERLFFVRDNGVGFDMRYADKLFLPFHRLHAAEGFEGTGIGLAAVQRIIERHGGTIRGEGKPGEGATFSFTLGTGAPPPA; translated from the coding sequence CTTTGCCCCGATGCTGACGCCGGAAGCGCTCCGGGATCCGGATGTTGCCCAGAAGGTTCTGGACGAGAAGACCACCCTCCATCTGATCTTTGATATCCTCTTCATCTTCGCGCCCGACGGCAGGCTTATCGTCGAGAGCCCTTACCTGAGCGGGAGGCGCGGGGGGGACTATTCCTACCGGGAGTATTTCAGGAAGACCGTTGCGACCGGGATGCCCCAAATCAGTGATCCCTACCGTTCCACCCATGTTACGGGGCGCCCCGCCGTCATGCTGACCCATCCGCTCTACGATGCCCGCGGGAAACTGATGGCGATCCTTGCCGGAAACATCGATCTGGCGGGAAACAACTTTCTGACGGACGTGGGGCGCCTGTCCATCGGAAAGAGCGGATACGCATATTTGTGTGCAGAGAACCGGACCCTGATCATGCACCCCGACCGGTCGCGCATCATGGAACATGTCCCGGTCGGCCAGAACCTGCTGCTGGACAGGGCGTTCGGCGGCTTCGAAGGAAGCGGGGAAACGGTGACCACCAAGGGGAGGGCGGTCCTCTCCTCGGTCAAGCACCTGCGCACCGTCGGCTGGCTGCTGGCCATCAGCTATCCCCTCCATGAGGCCTACGCCCCCCTCTCCCGGGCGCGGGCCTATGTCGTGAGCGCCCTGACCTTGGGGATCCTGCTGATGCTGCTCCTCAGCTGGTACGCCATGCAGCGACTGATGTCCCCCCTCTCCCGCCTCACCCGGCACATCGAGACCCTCTCCCCCGGCGGGGAGGCCCGGGAGCCGCTGCCGGTGGAGACGGGCGACAAGATCGGCACCCTCGCCACCGCCTTCAACGCCATGATGGCCACCATTCACGAGAAGCGGGAGTCGCTGCAGGAGGCGCTGCGGCAGGCGGAGGAGGAACGGGCCAAGACCGATGCGATCATCGCCGCCCTGGGGGACGGGCTCAGCATCCAGGGGCGGGATTTCCGGATCCTCTACCAGAACCAGGAGCACCGGCGGCTCTTCGGCGGGAGCTACCTCGGACGCTATTGCTACGAAGTGTACCGCCAGCGCGACCACGTCTGCAGGGAGTGCCCCGTGGCCCGCTGTTTCGCCGACGGCCAGGTTCACCGGATGGAGTACCGGAACCCGCCGGGAGCGGTGGCGGAGTATCTGGAGATCACCGTTTCGCCCCTGCGGGACGCCGCCGGCGAGACCTTCGCCGTCATCGAACTGGTGAGGGATGTCACCGCGCGGAAACGGGCGGAGGAGCAGGTGCAGAGGCTCAATGCCGAGCTGGAGCAGCGGGTCCGGGAGCGGACCGAGGAGCTGCAGCACTCCCTCCGGGAGATGGAGACCTTCTGCTATGCGGTTTCCCACGACCTGCGCACCCCCCTGCGGGGGATCCACGGTTTCAGCTCCCTCCTCCAGCAGGAGTACGGCGACCGGCTCGACGAGGGGGGGAGGGAATACCTCCAGCGGATCGCCGGCGCCGCGGGACGGATGGGAGAGCTCATCGACGACCTGCTGGAGCTCTCCCGCGTCACCCGGGACGAACTGCGCCGGGAGCCGGTGGATCTCTCCACCATGGCGACGGAGATTGCCGACGAGCTCCGGCTGAGCCAGCCGGAACGCACGGTGGCGTTCACCATCGAACCGGGTCTGGCGGCCGTCGGCGATCCGTCCCTGCTGAGGGGGGTCATGGCAAACCTCATCTACAACGCCTGGAAGTTCAGCTCCCGCACCCCCCATGCCCGGATCGAGGTCGGCTCCCGCGTCGACGGGGGGGAGCGACTCTTCTTCGTGCGCGACAACGGCGTCGGCTTCGACATGCGGTACGCGGACAAGCTCTTCCTCCCCTTCCATCGCCTCCACGCGGCCGAGGGGTTCGAGGGGACCGGCATCGGGCTGGCCGCGGTTCAGCGCATCATCGAGCGCCACGGCGGCACAATCCGGGGGGAAGGGAAACCGGGAGAGGGGGCGACGTTCTCCTTCACCCTCGGCACCGGCGCCCCACCCCCGGCATAA
- a CDS encoding PaaI family thioesterase produces the protein MQPATMESANEIPLLKKLGIRLAEIGDRHATMELEVDESHGNYLGGAHGGLIATLIDTVCFFPRPLLPSGRLVTTTNLNVAYIRPAGVGDRLIARSELLHLGRRTASLTARVTDGGGGSWPTGRSRSWCWMSRGPGDGGPPPLPEKYHSRKDDHVP, from the coding sequence ATGCAACCGGCAACCATGGAATCGGCCAACGAGATCCCGCTCCTGAAGAAGCTCGGGATCCGGCTGGCGGAGATCGGCGACCGCCACGCGACGATGGAGCTCGAAGTGGACGAGAGCCACGGAAACTACCTGGGGGGCGCCCACGGCGGGCTCATCGCCACCCTCATCGACACCGTCTGCTTCTTTCCCCGGCCGCTCCTGCCGTCGGGTCGCCTGGTCACCACCACCAACCTGAACGTCGCCTACATCCGGCCGGCGGGGGTGGGAGACCGCCTCATCGCCCGCTCGGAGCTTCTCCACCTGGGGCGGCGGACCGCAAGCCTCACCGCCCGCGTGACCGACGGGGGGGGCGGCTCGTGGCCCACGGGTCGGTCTCGCTCCTGGTGCTGGATGAGCCGGGGGCCCGGTGACGGCGGTCCGCCGCCCCTCCCCGAGAAATACCATTCCCGAAAGGATGACCATGTTCCGTAA
- a CDS encoding translation initiation factor Sui1, with product MKKGVSSDAPLVWSSEHGRICPGCGKPAAACACARKPARPAVDGIVRVRRETKGRGGKTVTVVAGVPRDDGGIRELAGELKRRCGTGGTVKDGEIEIQGDHRDLIVAELEKRGYTVKRAGG from the coding sequence ATGAAAAAGGGTGTTTCCTCCGACGCCCCCCTCGTCTGGTCGTCGGAGCACGGCCGGATCTGCCCCGGCTGCGGGAAACCTGCGGCGGCCTGCGCCTGCGCCAGGAAGCCGGCGCGGCCGGCGGTGGATGGCATCGTCCGGGTCCGGCGCGAGACCAAGGGGCGCGGCGGCAAGACGGTGACGGTGGTCGCCGGCGTCCCCCGCGACGACGGCGGCATCAGGGAGCTGGCCGGCGAACTGAAGCGCCGCTGCGGCACCGGCGGGACGGTGAAGGATGGCGAAATCGAGATCCAGGGCGATCACCGGGACCTGATCGTTGCCGAGCTGGAGAAGCGCGGCTACACGGTGAAGCGGGCCGGGGGATGA
- a CDS encoding LOG family protein has translation MKRLCVFCGSSPGANGAYREAAEGLGRLLAREGIGLVYGGASVGLMGAVADAALAAGGEVTGVIPRALEEKEIAHPGLTALHVVGSMHERKALMAELSHGFIALPGGMGTFEEFFEVLTWGQLGMHHKPCGLLNVAGYYDRLAAFLDHTVAERFVKGEHREMIIVEADPARLLERFRSYRSPAAKKWLDRESL, from the coding sequence GTGAAACGACTCTGTGTCTTCTGCGGATCGAGCCCCGGGGCCAACGGCGCCTACCGGGAGGCGGCGGAGGGGCTTGGCCGGCTCCTGGCCCGGGAGGGGATCGGCCTCGTCTACGGCGGGGCCAGCGTCGGGCTCATGGGGGCCGTGGCCGACGCGGCCCTGGCGGCGGGGGGCGAGGTGACCGGCGTCATCCCCCGGGCTCTGGAGGAAAAGGAGATCGCCCATCCGGGGCTCACGGCGCTCCATGTGGTCGGCTCCATGCACGAGCGCAAGGCCCTCATGGCCGAGCTCTCCCACGGCTTCATCGCCCTCCCCGGCGGGATGGGGACCTTCGAGGAATTCTTCGAGGTGCTCACCTGGGGCCAGCTCGGGATGCACCACAAGCCGTGCGGCCTCCTCAACGTCGCCGGCTACTACGACCGGCTGGCCGCCTTCCTGGACCACACCGTGGCCGAGCGGTTCGTGAAGGGGGAGCACCGGGAGATGATCATCGTCGAAGCGGACCCGGCGCGGCTTCTGGAGCGCTTCCGCTCCTACCGGTCGCCGGCGGCCAAGAAGTGGCTCGACCGGGAGAGCCTCTGA
- a CDS encoding LysE/ArgO family amino acid transporter → MPNQPVFAPLLSGFGLGASLIVAIGSQNAFVLRQGLKREYVFAVCTVCFLCDAVLIGLGAGGFGTLVAASPNLMGLTLWGGAAFLFAYGLRSFHAALRPGGMEAADDGRPFDGRSRIILTTLALSLLNPHVYLDTVLLLGSLAGQFSGHSRALFTVGAMAASLVWFYGIGYGARVLAPLFRRPAAWRALDLLVGCTMWGIAANLVWMR, encoded by the coding sequence ATGCCAAATCAGCCTGTTTTCGCGCCGCTTCTGAGCGGCTTCGGCCTCGGCGCCAGCCTGATCGTCGCCATCGGCAGCCAGAACGCCTTTGTGCTCCGGCAGGGGCTGAAGCGCGAGTACGTCTTCGCGGTCTGCACCGTCTGTTTTCTCTGCGACGCGGTGCTCATCGGCCTCGGCGCCGGAGGGTTCGGCACGCTGGTGGCGGCGTCGCCGAACCTCATGGGGCTTACCCTCTGGGGCGGGGCGGCGTTTCTCTTCGCCTACGGGCTCCGCTCGTTCCATGCCGCGCTCCGGCCGGGAGGAATGGAGGCCGCTGACGACGGCCGCCCCTTCGACGGCCGCTCCCGCATCATCCTCACCACCCTGGCGTTGAGCCTCCTCAATCCCCACGTCTACCTCGACACGGTGCTCCTCCTCGGCAGCCTGGCGGGGCAGTTTTCGGGGCACTCCCGCGCGCTCTTCACCGTGGGGGCCATGGCGGCGTCGCTGGTCTGGTTCTACGGCATCGGCTACGGGGCCCGCGTGCTGGCGCCGCTCTTCCGCAGACCAGCCGCCTGGCGCGCGCTCGATCTGCTGGTGGGGTGCACCATGTGGGGAATCGCCGCCAATCTGGTCTGGATGCGATGA
- a CDS encoding BrnT family toxin, with translation MKPINWSSEKNLALKAERGISFEEVLVAVSQGALLDVVEHPNKEKYPNQRIFIVRIRGYAFLVPFVETDGEIFLKTAIPSRSATKRYISKGKNDE, from the coding sequence ATGAAGCCTATCAATTGGAGCTCCGAAAAAAACCTGGCGCTCAAGGCTGAGCGGGGCATTTCCTTCGAGGAAGTGCTGGTAGCTGTTTCCCAAGGCGCGCTCCTTGATGTGGTCGAACATCCCAATAAAGAAAAGTACCCGAATCAGCGTATTTTTATCGTCCGCATTCGCGGCTACGCCTTCTTGGTTCCTTTTGTTGAAACGGATGGAGAAATCTTTCTGAAGACGGCCATTCCGAGTCGAAGCGCCACCAAGAGGTACATTTCAAAGGGGAAGAACGATGAGTAA
- a CDS encoding YbjQ family protein, translating into MIITTTENVTGYRVTEVKGQVFGVVVRSRGLAGNILAGLRSIFGGEITEYTQLLEEARRHAIDRMVKNAALMNANAIVMMRFDSAEIGQTMSEIVAYGTAVVLEKQG; encoded by the coding sequence ATGATCATTACTACAACGGAGAATGTTACGGGTTACCGGGTTACTGAGGTGAAAGGGCAAGTATTCGGTGTAGTTGTTCGAAGCAGAGGCTTGGCAGGCAATATTTTGGCAGGGTTGCGATCAATATTTGGCGGTGAAATTACGGAATACACACAGCTCCTTGAAGAGGCCAGGCGACATGCCATTGACCGCATGGTAAAGAATGCCGCCTTGATGAATGCAAACGCCATCGTAATGATGCGTTTTGATTCGGCGGAAATTGGACAGACAATGAGTGAGATTGTTGCCTATGGCACTGCGGTGGTACTGGAAAAACAGGGTTGA